DNA from Streptomyces sp. NBC_01260:
CAGCGTGGACACCAAGAAGAAGGAGCTGGTCGGTAACTACAAGAACGCCGGCCACGAGTGGCAGCGCGAGGGCGAACCGACCCGGGTGCACACTCACGACTTCCCGGACCGCGAGCTGGGCAAGGCGATCCCGTACGGAATCTACGACCTGACCGCAAACACCGGCTGGGTCAGCGTGGGCACCGACCACGACACCGCCGCCTTCGCCGTCGAATCCGTCCGCCGCTGGTGGAACAGCCAAGGACGCGGCGCCTATCCGCACTCCCGGCGGCTTCTGATCACCGCGGACGCGGGCGGCTCGAACGGCTACCGCACCCGCGCCTGGAAGAGCGAACTCGCCGCCCTGGCCGTGGAAACCGGCCTGGAAATCACCGTCTGTCACTTTCCGCCAGGTACTTCAAAATGGAACAGAATCGAGCACCGGCTGTTCTCCCACATCACGATGAACTGGCGCGGCAGGCCGCTGACCAGCCACGAAGTCATCGTGAACAGTATCGCCGCGACCACCACGCGCACCGGGCTTACCGTGCACGCTGAACTCGACACCGGCGCCTACGAGACCGGAGTCCGCATCGGTGACCGGCAGATGGACGCGCTGCCCCTGCACAGCCACGACTGGCACGGCGACTGGAACTACACGCTGCAGCCCCAGGAGCACTGCCGGGACGGGATCCCGCCGCTCCCGCCCCAGAACCAGCCCGGCCACGGCCGGGAGTGGCTCGCTCATCCGGCCCTGACCGGCATCCAGCCGGATCAGTGGGACCAGCTGATCGCCGAACTCGCAGCGGCCCGCGAGACCCAGCGGGAGGAAGTCCTGCAGCAGCGACGCGGCGGCGACCGGCAGAAGGTGCCCGCAGCCGGCCTCTATACCGGCCGGCGCCCCGGCCTCAGCCTCGTCGACCGGCTTCTGGCCACCCTCCTCTACGAACGTCACGGGCTCCCGCAAGTGACGATCGCCCCGCTCTTCGGAGTAGTACCCCAGAGCCTCAACCGGGTCATCAGCCAGACCCGACATCTTCTCCACGAAGTCGACTACACCATCGAACCCACCGAGACACAGCTGGCCACCCTCGACGATCTCACCGACCTCGCCGCACACCTCGACATCCCCACCCCAGAGATCAACACGGCGAGTTATTGATCCGCAGGCCCTAACTACCCGGCCTTGGGTCAAGGCCCATCCACTTTCGAAACAGGTCAATGGCGGCTACTGGCTCAGTTTGGGGTAGTAGGTCAGCTGGTACGGCGACAACTGGGAGACGTCCAACTGACCCCCGCCCCGGCAGATGGGGCAGACTCGTTGCCTGCCGCACTGGCGGCAGTTACTGCGCCCATGGCGCTCGCTGGGCACCCAGCCGCGTCCACCGCAGCCGCGGCAGGCGCCGAGGCCGTCGCACTCGTAGCAGAGCACGTAGCCGGGCGTGAGGGTCTCGGGCGTCCGGACCGGCTCCGGCCACTGGAACTCCTCCGACTCGTGCTGGGCTAGGGCGGGGGTCTGCCCGCTGTAGAGCACGGCCGAGTTGTAGTCGCCTGTGCGGACTTCGATGCGGGTGCCGTCGGGGCGGCGGGCAGTGAGGACGTACGTGCGTTTCGTGCCGTCGATCTCCTCCTGAGGCCCCGCGATGTCCCAGTCGGCCGGGCTGAGCAGGCCGGCCGCCCGAGAGGCGACGTCGGCAGCGCCGACCCCTTCGGGGCGTTCCCCACGGAACACGGCCGAGTAGCTGTAGCGCAGCGGCTCGTGCCAGTCGGCGACGTTCGGCTCGTCGAGGAAGAGGAGGCCGAGGTCGGCGCCGGGGGTCAGGTCGTCGATCAGCTCGACGAGCTGTGCACGCAGGGCACGCCCGAGCCGGTCCAACTCCTCACGCACACCGGGTATTTCTCCCACTGGAGCCCCCTCTCTCTCGCTTGATCGCGGGCATCCTATGCGGGTGAGAACGGTGAGAACACAGGCAGAGGCCCGTACCCAGCTACTACGGCACTTCACGGAGACGCTCCGTGCGCTGCCCCCGGAACTGTCGCTGGCGCTACGGCATCCGGACCTGCCCCACGCGGGCCTGCACCGCGGGGTTGTCCTGTCCGAGGACCTGAACCATCCCGATGACGGCTGGGCGACCTTCGACGTCCGGTACTGGGTGTGGGGAACCGCGCCGGACACCCGCGACCGGTATTTCGACCTGGTGACGGAGGTGTGGCGCGAGTGGGGCTGGGCGACCAGGGACGGAGGGGCTGCCCGTACGCGCACGGGTTGGGCGGACACCCCCGACGGCTACGGCCTCGCCCTCACACGGAGTGTGAACGGCTACCTGAGCATGGCCGGCTCGACACCGCTGTTCCTACGGGACTCGGTGGTGGGGGAGCCGATGCCGACGCGGATCGCTTGGCGGGACGGGGAGGCGGTGTCCTCCTTGTAGTCAGGCTCGCGGAGTGAGTGAGCCTTCGCCAACTTGACTGCGCAGGTCAAAGGGCTGGTGTGACGGCCTTCCGGGGTACTCACGCTGGTCGTGGGCGGGAGCCTACGGAGAAGATTGCGATGTCCTCCAGGACCGAGGCGAGGACGTCCGCCTTGGCGCGCTCTGCGGCCGCGTACGCGCGGGCCGATTCGGCGGCATGCTCATAGAGGGGCTGGCGGGCGGGCGCGGGGGCCTGCTGCTGGCTCATCCGGGACTCCTGGCTGTCATCTGGCGTGTGTCACCACGGTATCGCCGGAACGTGCCGCCGGACCCCGGTACGGACGATCCCCCGTCCGGCGGAGGCCCGTGGCGGGCCATAATCTGAAAGGCTGCGGGTGAGGTTGATGACGGCTTCCGAGCCGACGATCTGCTTCGTGAAGGTGTAGTCCTGGCATCGTTCTCGTCACTGGGCGTGTAGGTGGCGGTCAGGGAGCCGAACAGGACTGGATCGGCTGAGTGTCAAGCCCCGGGTTTCATGGAGAGCGAGTTACTGAGATTGAACTCGTGAAGTCATAGGGGCTGACGGTTGGTGCCTTCCTGCGGTATCGCTGGAGGATGAGGTATCCACAGGGTGGCGGGTTGACCGCTGAACGGCAGTGCAAACGCGAGGAGTTACGGCTTCAGGCGGCTGAGCGGTTCGCTCGTGGCGAGGGCAGTTCAGCGATTGCCAGGGATCTGCGGGTCAGTGTCCGATCGGTGCAGCGGTGGCGTCACGCGTGGGCCGAGGGCGGCCCGCGGTCCTTGCGGTCGCAGGGGCCCGCATCGCTGCCGCGGCTGAGTGAGAAGCAGTTCGCTCAGCTGGAGTCGGAGCTGGCCAGGGGGCCGGCCTCGCACGGCTGGGAGGACCAACGCTGGACTCTGAGCCGTGTGAAGACGGTGATCGGACGGCGCTTCCACCTCACTTACACGATCCAGGGCGTACGCAAGCTGTTGGTGCGTAACGGCTGGTCCTGCCAGGTCCCGGCCCGTCGTGCCCTGGAGCGCGATGACGATGCGGTGGCCGGGTGGGTCAAGGAGGTGTGGCCCCGCGCGGAAGGCTGGCGGCGGCCCGTGGAGCATGGCTGGTCTTCGAGGACGAAGCGGGCTTCTCCATGACGCCGTCGCACACCAGGACCTGGTCCCAGCGAGGCCGGACCCCAGTAGTGCGGGTCCGTGGCCGCTCTCGTAGACGGATATCGATCGCCGCGCTGACCTGCTACAAACCCGGCCACCGATCCCGGCTGATCTGCCGACCGCGACGGGACGACGGCCGGCGCGACGGGCGCAAGAGCTTCTCCTGGCGCGACTACCGGGACCTTCTGATCGCAGCCCACCAACAGCTCGGCGGCCCGATCGTACTCATCTGGGACAACCTCAACGTGCACAAAGCCGCAGGTCTACGGGAGTTCGCCGACTCCCGCGACTGGCTGACCATCCTCTACCTGCCGCCTTACGCCCCCGACCTCAACCCCGTCGAAGGCATCTGGTCCCTGCTGCGGCGCGGCTGGCTCTCCCATGTCGCCTTCTCCACGCCAGAACATCTCATCCGCACTGTCCGGAGCGGCGTACGGCACATCCAGTACCGCAGCAACCTCATCGACGGCTGCCTCACCGAGACCGGCCTGACCATCAGATCCGCATGACGACACCACGAGTTAAATCTCAATAATTGGTTGAACCTGTCGTGTGACCTGGCGCAGGCGGCCCCATGCGCGCTCTCGGACTCGGGCCAGCCGGCAGGGGCGCCCCGGCGCGGTCACCGGGCGGCAGTCGCGCCCTGGGCCTCAACCTCGCGGTCATCATCGTGTCCATGCTGCCGTTCGGCGGCTGGCAGGACATCGTGAGCGTGATGGGAGACATATACCTGATCGTCTACCCTGCCTCGGCGGTGGCCGTGGCGGCTTTCCGGGCGCATGACCGGGAGCGCGGACTGCCTCTCGCCGGACGGCTGCATGCCGGGGGTGCGCTGGATCGCACCGGTCAGTTTCGCCGTGGCGAGCGAGTTCGTCTACTGGTCGGGATGGGAAGACCTGCGGCCTCCCGAAGGACTGCCGATCTGCCTCAAAGCTCATGCCGGTATGGATCTGGATGCGCCAACTCCTTTTTTCAGTGGCTGAGTTGTGACGCGAGCTGAGTGGAATTCGTGAAGAGTCCGAACATGGCTCCTGGAATCCGGTCACGGGAGCGGAAAGCTCGAAGGATTGCTTGGTGCTTCCGAGCAAGTAACGGGAACGTTCAGCGCGTCCTTGACGACGCCGCCACGGAGATACGACCGTTGCAGCAGAAGGGCATCAAGGTCGTCCTCTCCGTCCTGGGGAACCACCAGGGTGCGGGTTTCGCCAACTTGCCTTCCCAGCAGGAGGCTTCGGTGTTCGCGAAGCAACTGTCGGACACAGTGGCCAAGTACGGTCTCGACGGCATCGACTTCGACGACGAGTACGCCGAATACGGCAACAATGGCACTGGCCAGCCCAACGACAGCTCGTTCGTTTACCTGGTGACGGCGCTGCGCCTGAATATGCCGGACAAGATCATCAGCCTCTACCACATCGGCCTGGCCGCGTCGCGCCTCTCCTACGGAGGCGTCGACATCTCGACCACGTTTGACTATGCCTGGAACCCGTACTACGGCTCCTGGCAGGTTCCCGGCATCGCACTGCCCAAGTCGAAGCTGTCGCCGGCGGCCGTCGAAATCGGCCGGACCTCGCAGAGCACGGCCGCCGACTTCGCCCGACGGACCGTCAGTGAAGGCTACGGGGTCTATCTGACGTACGACCTCGACGGTGCCGACCGCAGCGCCGATGTCTCCGCCTTCACTCGAGAGTTGTACGGCAGCGATGCCGATTTCACGCCGTAGGGCGGGCTCGCGCCGCCGTGGCGCGCCGTGCTGCTTGGGGTTCGGCGACAAGGTGTGGGCAGACGCGGATCATTCGACCCCGCTGTCCCTGTCCTCCCAGCGCAGCAGGTCGCCCGGCTGGCACTCCAGCGCCTCGCACAGCGCGGCATGCGTCGTGAAGCGCACCGCCTTGGCGCGGCCGTTCTTGAGCACCGCCAGGTTGGCAGGGGTGATCCCTATGCGGTCCGCGAGTTCGCCCACGGATCTTCCGCCTGGCCGGCATCACGTCGATGTCTACGGCGATCGGCATCAGATCACCTCGTCGAGCTCGCCCTGCGTCTGCGCCGCTTCTGCGTCGCGCGTAACGGCTTGGGCGAGGAGCATCCGCAGCACGAGCACGATGAGCGCGACTCCCAGGATGGCCAGCCGACCCCGCCTGCTGCAAGGCCGGCGCGATGTGACGCAGCGCCCGCCGCCGGCGGGGCACCAGGCGCTCCAGCCGGTGTGGCATGTAACAACCGGCCCTGTTTCTGCCCAGCTGGTCGAACCACGCCGCGCACTCTAATCTCCGCTTCCAGGACCGTCGCGTTGCCGATCTCGAAGCCACATCGAAGCGTTCCCGCCGGTAGAGGTGGAGCTGCCGTGGGGGAAGCCGGAGAGTCTGTCGTGACCTTGGCGCGGTGGCTTGGGCACTCCTCGCCCGCGATCACCCTCGGTTACTATGCTCACTTCATGCAGGAGGCCGGCAGCAGGGGGCGCGGCACCATCGACGGTCTGCTTGGGGAGCGGGGGGACCGGCTCGCCAGCCGAAACTCCCCAGATTCTCCCCAGCGCCGTTGACCGGTGATTCCCGTCTACGCACCGAAGAAGCCGTCCGTGGGTTGTAAGGCTGAAGAGATAGGTGGCCTGGGAAAGTGCTGGAAGAGGTCGTAGCGACCCGCTATGTCACGCCTTTGCGTGAGGGTGGCTCGCTTCCCGGGATCGTCGAGGCCGACGACCTGGGCACGTACGTCATGAAATTCACCGGCGCCGGACAAGGCCGCAAGACGCTGGTCGCGGAGGTGATCTGCGGACAACTCGGCCGACGGCTCGGGCTGCGTGTCCCCGACCTCGTGCAGATGCAGCTGGACCCGGTCATCGGTCTCGCCGAGCCCGACCAGGAGGTGCAGGAGCTCCTGAAGGGGAGCGGTGGCCTCAACCTAGGGATGGACTTCCTCCCCGGTTCCCTCGGCTTCGACGCACTCGCCTATCAGGTGGATCCGCGCGAGGCCGGACGCGTCGTCTGGTTCGACGCGCTGATCAACAACGTCGACCGGTCCTGGCGCAATCCGAACATGCTGATCTGGCACGGCGACCTCTGGCTCATCGACCACGGCGCCACCATGATCTGGCACCACAACTGGCCGGGCGCCCAGGCCTCCGCCGCCAAGCCGTACAACGCCTCGGACCACGCGCTGGCCCCCTTCGCCCCC
Protein-coding regions in this window:
- a CDS encoding ISAzo13 family transposase, which translates into the protein MGSSEEIEEALAAKFQALFPHLDERQRRLAIGAEARSLGHGGIRLVARAADVREGTVSRGVAELESGEAPLGRVRREGGGRKRAVDLDPGLRPALLALVEPDMRGDPMSPLRWTTKSTRHLAAELTGQGHRVSAETVADLLREEGFSLQGNAKTIEGRQHPDRDAQFRYINERAKDYQAGGDPVVSVDTKKKELVGNYKNAGHEWQREGEPTRVHTHDFPDRELGKAIPYGIYDLTANTGWVSVGTDHDTAAFAVESVRRWWNSQGRGAYPHSRRLLITADAGGSNGYRTRAWKSELAALAVETGLEITVCHFPPGTSKWNRIEHRLFSHITMNWRGRPLTSHEVIVNSIAATTTRTGLTVHAELDTGAYETGVRIGDRQMDALPLHSHDWHGDWNYTLQPQEHCRDGIPPLPPQNQPGHGREWLAHPALTGIQPDQWDQLIAELAAARETQREEVLQQRRGGDRQKVPAAGLYTGRRPGLSLVDRLLATLLYERHGLPQVTIAPLFGVVPQSLNRVISQTRHLLHEVDYTIEPTETQLATLDDLTDLAAHLDIPTPEINTASY
- a CDS encoding HipA family kinase, which encodes MLEEVVATRYVTPLREGGSLPGIVEADDLGTYVMKFTGAGQGRKTLVAEVICGQLGRRLGLRVPDLVQMQLDPVIGLAEPDQEVQELLKGSGGLNLGMDFLPGSLGFDALAYQVDPREAGRVVWFDALINNVDRSWRNPNMLIWHGDLWLIDHGATMIWHHNWPGAQASAAKPYNASDHALAPFAPDVAAAAAELAPLVTEELLTEVAADVPDEWLVDEPGFDSTDQLRRAYVEALLPRAATIHERISLDAPTAAKPSQAPGWLAERLAPRHDHENSDESGRP
- a CDS encoding IS630 family transposase (programmed frameshift); amino-acid sequence: MRYPQGGGLTAERQCKREELRLQAAERFARGEGSSAIARDLRVSVRSVQRWRHAWAEGGPRSLRSQGPASLPRLSEKQFAQLESELARGPASHGWEDQRWTLSRVKTVIGRRFHLTYTIQGVRKLLVRNGWSCQVPARRALERDDDAVRVGQGGVAPRGRLAAARGAWLVFEDEAGFSMTPSHTRTWSQRGRTPVVRVRGRSRRRISIAALTCYKPGHRSRLICRPRRDDGRRDGRKSFSWRDYRDLLIAAHQQLGGPIVLIWDNLNVHKAAGLREFADSRDWLTILYLPPYAPDLNPVEGIWSLLRRGWLSHVAFSTPEHLIRTVRSGVRHIQYRSNLIDGCLTETGLTIRSA